The nucleotide sequence GATGGATTTCCTGGGGCTGCGAAACCTGACCATCCTGTCCCGGACGGTTCAGCTGGTCCAGCAAACCACCGGCACGGAGATCGACCCGCTGAAATTCCCCTTGGATGACAAGGAATCCTATGCCCTGCTGCAACGCGGCGAAACCAAGGGCGTCTTTCAGCTGGAATCGGGAGGTATCCGGGACTTGCTGCAGCGGATGAAGCCCGACTGTTTCAGCGACATCATCGCAACCGCCGCGCTTTACCGCCCCGGACCGCTGGAAGGCGGGATGGTCGACGATTACGTCAACATCAAGCACGGCCGCCAAGAACCCGAATACAAGCACCCCGTGCTGAAGGAAGTTCTTGAAGAAACCAACTCCATCATGGTTTATCAAGAACAGGTCATGCGGATCTTGAACCGCTTGGGCAAGATTCCGTTGGCCAAAGCGTACACGTGTATCAAGGCGATCAGTAAGAAAAAGGAAGCTTTGATCGCGGCCAACTACAAGGCCTTCATCGAAGGTTCCGTCGAAAACGGGCTGGCCAACAAAGACGCCGAAGACATCTGGAATCTGATCGTCAAATTTGCGGGCTACGGCTTTAACAAGTCTCACAGTACCGCCTATGCACTGGTGGCCTACCAAACGGCGTACCTGAAAGCTCACCATCCGATGGAATTCATGGCAGCGTTGCTGTCCAGTGACATCGACGGTCGGAACTTCAAGCGAAAGGATTCGCTGGTCGAGCACATGGAAGATTGCGACCGGATGCAGATCGAGATCGAGCATCCGTGTGTCAATCGCAGCGCCGCCGACTTTTCGGTCAACAACGGAAAGGTCCAGTTTGCTCTATCCGCAATCAAAGGCTGTGGTGGCAGCACGGCGACGTCGATCGAACGTGAACGCACCAAAAACGGTCCGTTCAAAGACATTTTCGATTTCTGTGAACGAGTCGACCCGCATGACTGTAACCGTTCATCAATCGAATCATTGATCAAAGCCGGTGCGATGGACTGCTTCGGTGCCCATCGCAGTCAGCTAATGTCGATCGTCGACCGGGCCCTGCAAGCCGGTGCCGCGGTTCAGAAAGACAAGAAAAGCGGGCAAGCCAATCTATTCGGTGCGTTCGACGATGAACCGGAAGCCGACGCACCGTCGATCCCCCTGCCCGATATTGAAGAATGGCCCGATCGTGAAAAGCTGTTGAATGAGAAAGAAGTGCTGGGTTTTTATTTGGACAGCCATCCGCTGGCCGAATACGAAAACAAGCTGGCGACCTTTCGAACGCACACCACCGACAAACTGGGCGACGTCAAGGATCGTGCGGAAGTCATCCTTGGCGGCATGATCAGCAGCATCAAGTTGGCCCACACCAAGAACAGCAAACCCGGTCAGCCGTCGAAGTACGCCAACTTTGATTTGGAAGACATGGGCGGCAACGTCCGCTGTATCGTCTGGCCACGCGGTTTCGCCGAATGCGGCGAACGCGTTCAACCCGACGCGGTGGTCTTGGCCAAAGGTAAAGTCGATCGGCGGGGCGGTGGCGACGAAGTCAACTTGATCATCGACGACCTGGTCCCGCTGGATGAACTGGACAACCGGTACACCCACGGCATCCGTATTCGCTTTGACGAAATCGAACACGACACCAATACGATGAACAGTGTCCGCGAAATCATCCGCGGGTATCCCGGTTCCAAAGAACTGTTGATCACCATCGGGCTACGTGACGGAGAAACGGTTCACCTGAAAAGCGATCGTTTCCGCGTCGACGTAACCCCTGAATTACGGAATCGCTTGGACGATTTGATGGGCAGCGGCCACTACAAACTGCTAATGAGCAAACCGGCCGGACGCTGAACCACGATCAAGTTCAATTGGACGCAAATTCAACGCAGATCGGTGTCGGCACAACGGCCATGTTCCGCGTGTAAGTCAATTCGCCGGATTCCGAATCGATGGCGAACACCGTGACGGTATTGCTGTCGCGTCCGGCGGCCAACAAATAGCGGCCGCTGGGATCCAGGTTGAAATTCCGCGGCCACCCGCCGCGAATAGGTTCGACTTCGATCACCGACAGCTTTCCTGATTCATCGTCCACCCGGAACGCGCTGATCGAATCGTGACCGCGATTGCTGGTGTAGACAAACTTTCCGCTGGGATGAACACGGATCTCCGCGGCACTGTTGAAAGTCTCTTTTGCCTTGGTGTCCTGGGAAAGAGTTTCAATGGTTTGCACCGGAGCCATCGTGCCGGCCTTGGCGTCATATTCGAACGCGGTGACCGAAAGGGCCAGTTCATTCAACACATAGGCTTTGTCCCCGTCGGGGCTGAACTTCATGTGCCGCGGACCACCGCCGGGCGGGCAAACGCCTTCACCATGCGGCGTCAGCTTGGCATTTTCAGCATCCAAACGATAAATCACGACACGGTCCAATCCCAAATCGGGAACAAACACGAAGCGATTGTCCGGCGATGTCCCCACCCAATGGGCGTGCGGTTTGTCTTGACGTCGGTCCACGACACCGCTGCCGCCACTGTGTTTTTGCAAATCGCTACGCGGCTGGATCGTGCCATCGTCGGCCAGCGGGAACACGGCAACGCTGCCGCCACCATATTGGGCCGACATCAAAACCTTTCCGCTGCGATCGGTCGACAGATGCGCTGCACCACCGTCACCGATTTCTTGGTGCCCCACCGGTGTCAACCAACTGCCATCGGCGCCACGATCGATCTTGTACGCGGCCACCACCGCCTGACCATCGATGGACCCCGTGCTGTACAAAATGTCCAGGGTCGGGTGTTTGGCGACAAATCCGGGGTTGGACAATTCAGCGGCCAAAGCGATGTTCGTCAACTTGCCACTGTCGGAATCAAACTGGCCCTGGTAAATCCCCTGGCTGGTGCCGCCTCGTGGGGTCGTCGTTCCGAAAAAGACCGCCGACGTAGCGGCTTGACCCAATGTCGCCGCAAACAAACTGAACCCGACCGCAACGGTCAAACGACGTGAACGCATGGAAACCTCCGGAAAGCGAAACTTGGTTGGGGTGCGTATTTCAACGGCACCATCGTAACAAGCCGCCATGCATCCGGTTTGCGCCAAACACCTCAGGGGCAAGCGCCGCGTTCAGCGAAGATCGTCCGGCTTGCTGATTCGATGCAAGCCCACGAAGAACATCACAATGGCAACGGCCAACATCACCGCCGACGCGACCACCATGGCGATCGAACGACCTGACTGCAGCAAATCTGACTTGGGCCCCGACCAGCCTTCGTTCCGCAAGTCCAATCCCAAAGCCAAGCAGAACAAGACCAAGGCAGCGGTGAAGATCAGCGAACTGATAACAATCAGGCCAACGGCCCAGCGGCGTGACAGTGACCTCATTGCGGCAGCAAATCCTCTTCCAGCAAGTGGCAATAGGCGTCATACCGTCGCGCATCGATGCGGGCATCGGCGACGGCATCCTTCACAGCACAATCCGTCTCGGTCAAATGCAGACAATCCGGATACCGACAACTGCTGACATAGGGTCGGAAATCGGGCATCAAACCGCCAACCTCATTGGCCTCGATATTCCATAATTGAAACTGGCGGATCCCGGGCGTATCAAAGACGGCACCACCGCCGTCGGTGGGAATCAATCGCGACGCGGTCGTGGTGTGACGCCCCTTGTCGTTGTCGTCACTGACTTCGCCCACGGCCAGCCCCAACCCCGGTTGGATCCGGTTCAGCAAACTGCTTTTCCCCACACCGCTTTGCCCTGCCAGAACCGCCTGTTTGCCGGTAAGCAACGCACGCAGTGGATCGATGTTCCATTCCGTTTCGGCGGATACCATCAGCGTTCGATATCCCATCGACGCGTAAACACCCACCATGGGCTGAATCCGCATCGGGTCGATCAAATCGCATTTATTAAAAACGATGATCGGCTGAATTTCGCATTGAGCCGCCGTCAACAAAAACCGATCGATCAATGCGGGCTTCAGCGATGGCCTAGCCACGCTGGCAATGATCAGCACATAGTCGACATTGGCGACAATCACATGCTGTTTTCCGCGACTGGTCCGTGACAACACGCCACGCCGCGGCAATACACTTTCGATCATTCCGTCTTGCGGTGATTCCGCACGCAGCATCACGCGATCACCGGCCACCACGACATGTCGCTGGTCGGTGGACAGTGACTTCAACAACTGCCGCACGGCGCACTCATACCGTCGTCCATCGTCACCGATCACACGAACCTTCAGCCCGTGAACGCTGACAACCCGGCCACGAATCAAATCGGAATCGGTGTCCAATTTGACATTCAGACCGGCCGCCTGATCCGGATTGGAATCGGCACCGATGACCGTTCGCTTGCGCGTCAGGTCTCCTTTGCCGGTCAACCGTTCGGACTGGACGGCATCGGCCAAACTGTCTTGATCCCCGGTTTGAAAGCGGCGGGTCAGATCTGAATCGCGGACACGTCCCTGGTGTTTCTTGCGAAAATCGGCACGAAGCTTGTTGTGTTTTTTCTTTGGCATCTGACCGCCGCCCGGGTCACCGCATGCGAATCGCGAAACGGATCAGGTTTCGCCATTGATCGGGTTGGCGGCATCCCGCGAATCGCCGTCGCGCTGGATGGGTGCGCCGGGACTGTGTTCCTGGGCACTCTCGGGTGCAAGCGTCTGTTCGACCTTATCTTTCTTGGTCCCGTTGCGCTGATGAATCGACGGCCCGATCAGGTCGGTCAGTTCCAATTCCGACAGTTCTTCCTTTTCCAACAACGCCCTGGTGATGGATTCCAGTTCTTCGCGATGTTCGCGCAACAGTTGTTCCGCCTTTTGATCGGCCTCCAGCAAAATCCGCGCGACTTCTTCGTCGATTAACTCCTGCGTGTGTTCGCTGAACTGTCGTGACTGGTGGATTTCGCGTCCCAAGAACGGGTCTTCATCGCTGGTTTTGTAGCTGACCGGACCGATTTTCGAACTCATGCCCCAGTGCGTGACCATGCGTCGCGCGATACTGGTGGCGCGTTCCAAATCGTTTTCGGCACCGACACAGGTTTCGCTGTAGATGATCTTTTCGGCAGCACGCCCCCCCAGCAAAACGATCAATTGGTGTTCCAATTCACGCTTGCTGATGCTCAGCCGATCCTCATTGGGCACATACTGGGTGACCCCCAATGCACGGCCACGGGGAATGATCGTCACCTTGTGCACGATGTGCGAACCGTCCAAATGCCAAGCGGTCAGGGTGTGCCCCGCTTCGTGATAAGCGGTCTTTTCCTTTTCACTTTCCTGCAGCACCTCTTCGCGTTTGGCCCCCATCAGGATCTTGTCACGGGCGTAATCGAAATCTTCCATTTCGACCAGCTTTTTGTCCTGACGTGCCGCCCACAGTGCCGCTTCGTTGACCATGTTGCGAATGTCCGCACCGGTCAAACCCACCGTACCAGCCGCCAAACGCTTCAGATCAACATCGTCGCCCAGTGGAACGTCGCGAACGTGGACCTTGAAGATTTCTTCGCGGCCTTTCATCGTCGGACGCCCGACGGTGATGTGACGGTCAAAGCGGCCGGGGCGCAGCAACGCCGGGTCCAAAACATCCGGTCGGTTGGTCGCGGCGACAACGATCACCGCTTGGCTGCCGCTGAAGCCGTCCATTTCACCCAGGATTTGGTTCAACGTTTGTTCACGTTCATCGTGTCCGCCGCCCAGGCCCGCACCGCGTTGGCGACCAACGGCGTCGATTTCGTCGATGAAAATGATCGAAGGCGCTTGTTCCTTCGCCGTGCGGAACAGATCGCGGACACGACTGGCACCGACGCCGACGAACATTTGAATGAATTCGCTGCCGTTGACGCTGAAGAAGGGCACGTCCGCTTCGCCCGCGATGGCGCGTGCCAACAACGTTTTTCCCGTTCCCGGAGGCCCGTTTAGCAGCACACCTTTGGGAACAAAGCCACCCAGTTTTTGAAACTTCTCGGGCGTCTTCAGGTAGTCGACAATTTCCTGCAGGTCGGCTTTGACGCCTTCCAACCCCGCGACGTCGGTGAACTTGATGGCCTTTTCATTCGCCTCGAAACGCTTGGCGGGACTCTTGCTGAATCCCGACAAAAACCCGCCGCCCATGATGTCACTGCGTGTCCGACGAATCATCACAAATAGGAATGCGATGATCGCCAGCGGCAGCCCGACCATGATCAGCAGACTGAGAATTTCGCCGGTACGGTCGCGTTCGGCGAACTCATAAGGCACCTCGGCCTCACGCAACTGGTCTTCCAGTTCGATGGTGGCACCGGCGTCACGGTTGCGAGTGACGTAGAACTCTTTGCGGTATTTCTGGACCGTGTCGGCATCGGCGGATTGTTCGGACGCCGGCTTGTTGGGCCGGGTTTTGAATTTTCCGCGGATGGTTTCATCGGTGATGACGACACTTTCGATATTATCGCCGGCCAGTTCGTTCTGGAAAAAGCTGGCGGTGACCCGGTCGCGTTCTTCGCCACGATTGAAAAACAACATCGCGATCAGCCCGGCCACCACGAGGGCGATCAAAAACGAATTGTTTCCCCGCTTGCGACCATCGGCGGCCGAATCGGTCTTCTCCTCCGGACGATTTTCCATCGAATACCTTTCCCGAGCCCCCGGGCGGGACGCTCCGAACGTTCAAAATTTGTTTAAGCCGACGACGTCATCGTAGGCGGTCGAACACCAGTCTAGCACTGACACCCCCAAACGTCCGACCCCACTGTGCGACGGTCAATCGACGCAAATCAGGCCGCGGCGACCAACGGTACAGACGTGCCGGCGTCCTAGTCGCCGGACGGTTGACCGGACAACCACTGGGGATCGACGGGATACCCCTCGCCATCGGCACGGATCAAATGACCGCGAACGACGTCGGCAGATAAACCACGGATCTCCTGGATCTGGCTGCAGGTGTAACCATCGCGGCGAAGCTTCCAGGTCCAGTAGTACGCCGCGGCGGTCCCGGACGGTTCTGAGGAATCATCGTCCTGGCCGCCGACTGCCAAATCGCCAGCCTGGGGAGCGTCGGCCAGACAGTCCAGCACGATTTGGACCAAATCATGCCCCGCCGACTCAATCAGTTCCGCCGACACACCTTCGACCGATTCCAATTGCGTCGTCGTCTGGGGTTGCCGGCGGGCGATTCGCTGAAGCGTTGCGGCAGAAACGATCTGGTGGGCGGGAACCGCCATGGCAGCGGCGCGTTTGCGTCGAAACCGCTTCAATCGTTCTTCCAGATCGCTACGCAACTGTTCATCGGGACTGATGGCAACTGATGAAGCGACCAAGTCGGCTTCGGCGGATTGCTTGCCCGCCGCTGGCGTGCCGGCGGGCGCCTCGGGGGCCCGCCCCGGGTTGGTGTCGATCCGCAGGGTGGTTTCCGACGCTGGCGGTGTCGAACCCGGATTCGATGTCTCCGGCGGATTCGGTGGTTTCGGGGGCGGTGGAGCATCCGGCTCGGTCTTGGCCGCGGCGGTGACGTCCGCCTTTTCCAACGATCGAACGGCGGCGGCCAATTTTCGTGCAAGCGGATAGGCGGGCTGGAAACTTTCGGGAACCGACGCTTTGGCATGCATCACGTCGCGCCCGTCATCGGTCAAATGCACCGTGGGACGTCGCTGATCGACCTCGACCTGTTTCAGCAGTCCCGCAGCAATCAGTTCATCCATCACTTGGACGACCTCGGTTTGACGAAGCTTGTCCAGCAGACCGTAGGTGCTAAGCCGATTCAATTTCCATTGCTGCAGCTTTTTGCTTTTGCTGCCGCACAACATCTGTGCCACCAATGTTTTGCCGAATCGTCCGTGCGTGCGGGTGACGCCGCTCAACACCACTTGGACGCCGCGTTGCAACAGCACCGGATCGATCTTGGACACGCCCGATGACGGCGTCGCAGTCATCTTTGCTGCCGACACGACACCAGCATCTGCACCGGAGCGTTGTCCGGTCGGATCACACCGATCGCATAATCCACAGTCGTTTGCATTCGGGTCACCGAAGTACCGCAAAACGACTCGCTGACGACAGCCAGACGTACGCGCAAAGTCGATCACCGCATCCAGTTTTTGATACTCCGCGTCCTTGCGCCGTTGCAATTCGTCAAAGTCGATCGCTAAGTCGTCAAAGCGAACGTCGCGGCGTGTGAAGTGAATCGCCCGGCCGCGAAACGGCGGGACGTAGTCGAACGAACGCAGTTTCTGTAGTTCGCGCAGTGTTCGTGACAGCTGTTCACGGTCCACCCCCGCCAATTCGGCCAAGCGTGACGGCCGCACATACACGTCTTCGCCGCGTCGACGCCCCACCACTTTTTCGATGGCCGTCATCACTTTGCGTCGCAACTTGGCTTCGCGCGGCAGGTAATCCAGCAACGTGGGTGTTTCGTCATCGATCCGAACCACCGCGTGGTTGCTGCTGCTGTCCAATCGCCGCAACACCCCGGCTTTGGCCAACAGCGTTTCCGCGGTTCCGATCGCTTCAGCGCTGTCTTTGACATCGATCGCCTGTCGGACTTGATCCAAGGTCAGTTCGATCGGGTCGTCGTCCAGTGAACACAGATACTGGTAAACCTTTTGAACCGTTTCCCGCGACGGATAACGATTCTCGATAAAGAATTCTTGGATGTAGCGGTCTTGGTAGGAAAACATCAACCGACAGCCGCTCATTTTGCCGTCACGACCGGCCCGTCCGGCTTCCTGGTAATAGGCTTCCAGGCTGCCCGGCATGTTGTAGTGAATCACGTACCGGATATCGGATTTGTCGATCCCCATTCCGAACGCGTTGGTGGCGACAATCGCGGCAAGCTTGCCCGACATGAAGGCTTCTTGAACCTGGTGTCGCTGTGCCGGATCCAACCCCGCATGGTAAACCCCGACTCGTTTACCACTGCGATCGGGCAACCAGTCACCGATCGCTTCACAACGTTTCCGCGTGGCGGCATAGATGATTCCCGTTCCGTCCGTCTGTGCGACGTGCTGGGCCAGACGTTCGTCTTTGGACGAATCGCCTTGAAAATGATCGACCGTAAAACGCAAATTCGTTCTGGCAAATCCGGTGACGAAGACCGACGGTTGGTCCAGATTCAACAAACCACAGATATCGTCACGGACCGTCGGAGTTGCCGTTGCCGTCAGGGCAATCGTTTGCACATTGTTCAGGTAACGCTGACGAAACG is from Crateriforma conspicua and encodes:
- a CDS encoding ATP-dependent DNA helicase RecQ, producing MADVKVAHQVPGTGNPESLLDRFGLQSFRPGQRDVIDAVADGRDCLCIMPTGGGKSLCYQLPALSREGTTIVVSPLIALMKDQVDALQARGIDARLLNSSLTMVEHDATIEAMASGQVKLVYIAPERLRNGRFLEAIRRVKVSLLAIDEAHCVSEWGHDFRPDYARLGAFRQRYLNNVQTIALTATATPTVRDDICGLLNLDQPSVFVTGFARTNLRFTVDHFQGDSSKDERLAQHVAQTDGTGIIYAATRKRCEAIGDWLPDRSGKRVGVYHAGLDPAQRHQVQEAFMSGKLAAIVATNAFGMGIDKSDIRYVIHYNMPGSLEAYYQEAGRAGRDGKMSGCRLMFSYQDRYIQEFFIENRYPSRETVQKVYQYLCSLDDDPIELTLDQVRQAIDVKDSAEAIGTAETLLAKAGVLRRLDSSSNHAVVRIDDETPTLLDYLPREAKLRRKVMTAIEKVVGRRRGEDVYVRPSRLAELAGVDREQLSRTLRELQKLRSFDYVPPFRGRAIHFTRRDVRFDDLAIDFDELQRRKDAEYQKLDAVIDFARTSGCRQRVVLRYFGDPNANDCGLCDRCDPTGQRSGADAGVVSAAKMTATPSSGVSKIDPVLLQRGVQVVLSGVTRTHGRFGKTLVAQMLCGSKSKKLQQWKLNRLSTYGLLDKLRQTEVVQVMDELIAAGLLKQVEVDQRRPTVHLTDDGRDVMHAKASVPESFQPAYPLARKLAAAVRSLEKADVTAAAKTEPDAPPPPKPPNPPETSNPGSTPPASETTLRIDTNPGRAPEAPAGTPAAGKQSAEADLVASSVAISPDEQLRSDLEERLKRFRRKRAAAMAVPAHQIVSAATLQRIARRQPQTTTQLESVEGVSAELIESAGHDLVQIVLDCLADAPQAGDLAVGGQDDDSSEPSGTAAAYYWTWKLRRDGYTCSQIQEIRGLSADVVRGHLIRADGEGYPVDPQWLSGQPSGD
- the dnaE gene encoding DNA polymerase III subunit alpha; the encoded protein is MSETTAASRPFVHLHCHSHYSLLDGASDISKLVKRTVDHGMNALALTDHGNLHGALEFYRKAKDAGINPIIGYEAYIAPGSRFDKGGASSSKAASYHLTLLAKNRTGFKNLIKMASAASLEGFYFKPRIDKEILQTYNEGIICLSGCVSSEFSRAILKGIDTAEHEKEARDIAGWFHNVFGDRYFIEVMNNGVDIQRQQLQGAVEIADRLGLPVVTTSDTHYVDREDAEAQDIMLCINTGRFRTDQSRMKMENDQFFLRSPEQMYDCFPGMEDAVSRSQEIADSVDIDLEFGKHFFPRFECPNEQKPIDYLRELCVKGLKERYEDDPERLVDGELSDEVNARLDRELGVIEKLGYPTYFLIVWDFVNHARSIGINATARGSGVGAIVCYALYLSHVCPLRYDLLFERFLDESRTEPPDIDIDFEKERRGEVIDYVKKRYGSEMVCQIGTFGTLAARAAIKDTGRALGVPLSRVNQVTEMVPDELKITLPKALEKSADLKNTYDNDPEIRELIDLAMKIEGLARNVGTHAAAVVISDKPLTEYVPLTRVPGKQDVITQWSMNDVEASGLLKMDFLGLRNLTILSRTVQLVQQTTGTEIDPLKFPLDDKESYALLQRGETKGVFQLESGGIRDLLQRMKPDCFSDIIATAALYRPGPLEGGMVDDYVNIKHGRQEPEYKHPVLKEVLEETNSIMVYQEQVMRILNRLGKIPLAKAYTCIKAISKKKEALIAANYKAFIEGSVENGLANKDAEDIWNLIVKFAGYGFNKSHSTAYALVAYQTAYLKAHHPMEFMAALLSSDIDGRNFKRKDSLVEHMEDCDRMQIEIEHPCVNRSAADFSVNNGKVQFALSAIKGCGGSTATSIERERTKNGPFKDIFDFCERVDPHDCNRSSIESLIKAGAMDCFGAHRSQLMSIVDRALQAGAAVQKDKKSGQANLFGAFDDEPEADAPSIPLPDIEEWPDREKLLNEKEVLGFYLDSHPLAEYENKLATFRTHTTDKLGDVKDRAEVILGGMISSIKLAHTKNSKPGQPSKYANFDLEDMGGNVRCIVWPRGFAECGERVQPDAVVLAKGKVDRRGGGDEVNLIIDDLVPLDELDNRYTHGIRIRFDEIEHDTNTMNSVREIIRGYPGSKELLITIGLRDGETVHLKSDRFRVDVTPELRNRLDDLMGSGHYKLLMSKPAGR
- the rsgA gene encoding ribosome small subunit-dependent GTPase A; protein product: MPKKKHNKLRADFRKKHQGRVRDSDLTRRFQTGDQDSLADAVQSERLTGKGDLTRKRTVIGADSNPDQAAGLNVKLDTDSDLIRGRVVSVHGLKVRVIGDDGRRYECAVRQLLKSLSTDQRHVVVAGDRVMLRAESPQDGMIESVLPRRGVLSRTSRGKQHVIVANVDYVLIIASVARPSLKPALIDRFLLTAAQCEIQPIIVFNKCDLIDPMRIQPMVGVYASMGYRTLMVSAETEWNIDPLRALLTGKQAVLAGQSGVGKSSLLNRIQPGLGLAVGEVSDDNDKGRHTTTASRLIPTDGGGAVFDTPGIRQFQLWNIEANEVGGLMPDFRPYVSSCRYPDCLHLTETDCAVKDAVADARIDARRYDAYCHLLEEDLLPQ
- the ftsH gene encoding ATP-dependent zinc metalloprotease FtsH codes for the protein MENRPEEKTDSAADGRKRGNNSFLIALVVAGLIAMLFFNRGEERDRVTASFFQNELAGDNIESVVITDETIRGKFKTRPNKPASEQSADADTVQKYRKEFYVTRNRDAGATIELEDQLREAEVPYEFAERDRTGEILSLLIMVGLPLAIIAFLFVMIRRTRSDIMGGGFLSGFSKSPAKRFEANEKAIKFTDVAGLEGVKADLQEIVDYLKTPEKFQKLGGFVPKGVLLNGPPGTGKTLLARAIAGEADVPFFSVNGSEFIQMFVGVGASRVRDLFRTAKEQAPSIIFIDEIDAVGRQRGAGLGGGHDEREQTLNQILGEMDGFSGSQAVIVVAATNRPDVLDPALLRPGRFDRHITVGRPTMKGREEIFKVHVRDVPLGDDVDLKRLAAGTVGLTGADIRNMVNEAALWAARQDKKLVEMEDFDYARDKILMGAKREEVLQESEKEKTAYHEAGHTLTAWHLDGSHIVHKVTIIPRGRALGVTQYVPNEDRLSISKRELEHQLIVLLGGRAAEKIIYSETCVGAENDLERATSIARRMVTHWGMSSKIGPVSYKTSDEDPFLGREIHQSRQFSEHTQELIDEEVARILLEADQKAEQLLREHREELESITRALLEKEELSELELTDLIGPSIHQRNGTKKDKVEQTLAPESAQEHSPGAPIQRDGDSRDAANPINGET
- a CDS encoding lactonase family protein, which codes for MRSRRLTVAVGFSLFAATLGQAATSAVFFGTTTPRGGTSQGIYQGQFDSDSGKLTNIALAAELSNPGFVAKHPTLDILYSTGSIDGQAVVAAYKIDRGADGSWLTPVGHQEIGDGGAAHLSTDRSGKVLMSAQYGGGSVAVFPLADDGTIQPRSDLQKHSGGSGVVDRRQDKPHAHWVGTSPDNRFVFVPDLGLDRVVIYRLDAENAKLTPHGEGVCPPGGGPRHMKFSPDGDKAYVLNELALSVTAFEYDAKAGTMAPVQTIETLSQDTKAKETFNSAAEIRVHPSGKFVYTSNRGHDSISAFRVDDESGKLSVIEVEPIRGGWPRNFNLDPSGRYLLAAGRDSNTVTVFAIDSESGELTYTRNMAVVPTPICVEFASN